The following are from one region of the Hymenobacter radiodurans genome:
- a CDS encoding glycoside hydrolase family 2 TIM barrel-domain containing protein, whose amino-acid sequence MRKNSKSVGGLFYKQNNFTHKLLLVLLLTLLIMPAQAQRVVQSINANWLFSKAEGQEFASSVAPASGWEKISLPHTWNAADVLDDEPGYYRGVGWYKKTLHIPTDWQRRRVYVYFEGANQEAEVFVNGQLAGRHAGGYTAFSFPISQYLKFTGTGLAANEVLVKLTNRHNADIPPLSADFTFYGGIYRDVYLVAADPVHFDLDNHASNGTFITTPAVSNEAAEVVVSGALTNASGAARKVTVLTQLLDQNSQVVSKRQTSLTLKAGEKRQFQQKLPPVRQPQLWSPDKPYLYRAVSQVLDVKKKAPLDEVSNPVGLRWYRFDATEGFFLNGKHLKLIGTNRHQDFPGLGNALPDALHERDVELIKQLGGNFLRVSHYPQDPAVLQACDRLGILASVEIPIVNAITDSEAFFANCRTMQTEMIRQGFNHPSVIIWTYMNEVLLRLPEGIKRDNEPGRAYLTKVAELARQLEALTRREDPARYTMIVNHGDFKLYQQAGLPAIAQLAGWNLYSGWYSGDLSGFAQFLDMHHRELPTKPLLVTEYGADSDVRLHSFQPQRFDKTSEYANLFHLVYLKAILERPFVAGSNVWNLAEFNSETRQEAVPHINNKSLLTGDRQPKDAYLFYQAHLLKTPFVKIGSRGWTLRAGTAATSDSLYCRQPVEVYTNQPAVQLLLNGRNLGTQPTEFGVARFQVPFSNGVNQLRAQVAGQVVSDQVDINFQLLSSNLASAQLPFTELNVSLGDERTFTDDRLHQVWVPEQAYTPGSWGCVGGKIYKQAGNRVPYGSDRNILGTEYDAIYETQRLGLTQFRADVPDGEYEVVLHFAELEAVPQGEQLVYNLAGSGINGNASSKQERAFSVLVNGQEVMPELSAKTYLLPLQAVSFKVAASARAKQGIRVDFKAQQGEAMLNGIQIKRLY is encoded by the coding sequence ATGAGGAAGAATTCGAAGTCGGTTGGGGGGCTTTTTTACAAGCAAAATAACTTTACGCATAAGCTGCTGCTAGTCCTGCTGCTGACGTTGCTGATTATGCCAGCGCAGGCCCAGCGCGTGGTGCAGTCCATCAATGCGAACTGGCTGTTTAGCAAAGCTGAGGGGCAGGAATTCGCCAGCAGTGTGGCGCCGGCTTCCGGCTGGGAAAAGATATCATTGCCGCATACCTGGAACGCCGCCGATGTGCTCGACGATGAGCCGGGCTATTACCGCGGCGTGGGCTGGTACAAAAAGACGCTGCACATACCCACCGATTGGCAGCGCCGCCGCGTGTATGTATACTTCGAGGGTGCCAACCAAGAAGCAGAAGTCTTTGTGAATGGGCAGTTGGCGGGTCGGCATGCCGGGGGCTACACGGCCTTCAGCTTCCCGATTAGCCAGTATCTGAAGTTCACCGGTACTGGGCTGGCCGCTAACGAGGTGCTGGTAAAGCTCACCAACCGCCACAACGCGGATATTCCGCCCCTCTCCGCCGACTTCACTTTCTACGGCGGTATTTACCGCGACGTGTACCTGGTTGCTGCTGACCCTGTGCACTTCGACCTAGATAACCATGCCTCAAACGGCACTTTCATCACCACGCCGGCCGTATCGAATGAGGCGGCGGAGGTGGTAGTGAGCGGCGCGCTCACGAATGCGTCGGGGGCGGCGCGCAAGGTGACCGTGCTTACCCAACTGCTCGACCAAAACAGCCAAGTAGTAAGTAAGCGGCAAACCAGCCTTACGCTGAAAGCAGGGGAGAAGCGGCAGTTTCAGCAGAAGCTGCCGCCCGTGCGCCAGCCCCAGCTCTGGTCGCCGGACAAGCCGTATCTGTACCGAGCCGTGTCGCAGGTATTGGATGTAAAGAAAAAAGCCCCCCTCGATGAAGTAAGCAATCCGGTGGGGCTGCGGTGGTATCGGTTTGATGCCACCGAGGGGTTTTTCCTTAATGGCAAGCACCTGAAGCTCATCGGCACCAACCGTCACCAGGACTTTCCGGGCTTGGGCAACGCCTTGCCTGATGCCCTGCACGAGCGGGATGTAGAGCTGATCAAGCAGCTGGGGGGCAATTTTCTGCGCGTGTCGCACTACCCGCAGGACCCGGCCGTGCTTCAGGCCTGCGACCGGCTGGGCATTCTGGCTTCGGTAGAAATTCCCATTGTCAATGCCATTACCGACTCTGAAGCCTTCTTTGCTAATTGCCGCACTATGCAAACGGAGATGATTCGCCAGGGCTTTAACCACCCGAGCGTCATCATCTGGACCTACATGAACGAGGTGCTGCTGCGCCTACCCGAAGGCATCAAGCGGGACAACGAGCCCGGGCGTGCCTACCTGACGAAAGTAGCCGAACTGGCCCGCCAACTCGAAGCGCTAACCCGCCGCGAAGATCCCGCGCGCTACACGATGATCGTCAACCACGGCGATTTCAAGCTTTACCAGCAAGCCGGCCTGCCCGCCATTGCCCAGCTCGCAGGCTGGAACTTGTATAGCGGCTGGTATTCCGGCGACTTGTCGGGTTTTGCGCAGTTCCTGGATATGCACCATCGCGAGCTGCCCACCAAGCCCTTGCTAGTGACCGAGTACGGTGCCGATTCCGACGTGCGCTTGCATTCCTTCCAGCCCCAGCGCTTCGATAAGACCTCGGAGTACGCCAATCTGTTTCATCTAGTCTACCTGAAAGCCATTCTGGAGCGGCCCTTCGTGGCGGGCAGCAACGTCTGGAATCTGGCGGAGTTCAACTCGGAAACGCGGCAGGAAGCCGTGCCGCATATCAATAATAAAAGCCTGCTCACCGGCGACCGGCAGCCCAAGGATGCCTACCTGTTTTATCAGGCGCATTTGCTCAAAACGCCCTTTGTGAAAATCGGCTCCCGGGGCTGGACGCTGCGAGCTGGCACGGCTGCCACGTCCGATTCACTTTACTGTCGGCAGCCCGTGGAAGTGTACACTAATCAGCCCGCCGTGCAGCTTCTGCTCAACGGCCGCAACCTAGGCACGCAACCGACTGAGTTTGGGGTGGCTCGCTTTCAGGTGCCATTCAGTAATGGAGTCAACCAATTACGAGCTCAGGTAGCCGGGCAAGTTGTCTCTGACCAGGTTGATATCAACTTTCAATTGCTGAGCTCAAACCTGGCGTCGGCGCAGCTGCCTTTCACCGAACTGAACGTGAGCCTGGGCGATGAGCGCACCTTCACCGATGACCGCCTGCACCAAGTATGGGTGCCGGAGCAAGCCTACACGCCGGGTAGCTGGGGGTGCGTGGGGGGCAAAATCTACAAGCAAGCCGGCAACCGCGTGCCCTACGGCTCCGACCGCAACATTCTGGGCACCGAATACGATGCCATCTACGAAACCCAGCGCCTCGGCCTCACCCAGTTTCGCGCCGACGTGCCCGACGGTGAGTATGAAGTAGTCCTGCATTTTGCCGAACTGGAAGCCGTGCCGCAGGGCGAGCAGCTGGTGTACAACTTAGCTGGCTCCGGTATCAATGGAAATGCCTCATCTAAGCAGGAGCGAGCCTTTTCTGTCTTGGTTAACGGCCAAGAAGTGATGCCTGAACTCAGTGCCAAAACCTACCTGCTACCCTTGCAAGCGGTTAGCTTCAAGGTAGCTGCATCGGCGCGAGCAAAGCAGGGCATACGCGTTGATTTCAAAGCCCAGCAAGGCGAAGCCATGCTCAATGGTATTCAAATAAAGCGGCTGTATTAA
- a CDS encoding glycoside hydrolase family 2 TIM barrel-domain containing protein yields the protein MKVVKLTILLLIFLLGGKFAFAQKSTRLTDNWEFVKQDLGGVWEAVRPVGAGNPESVPLWEKVTLPHCFNARDAVNPDVNYYQGPGWYRTQLEVQNPYTNGRTLLHFEGAGQKTEVYINTTKVGSHVGGYDEWTVDITQAVADFQKTEAFQKQFKGKIPLSIRSDNSRDLEMMPSDLSDFNLYGGLYRYLNMVHVPAISLERVMAKAEVDPAGKQGRLSIKAAFQEPAQGGETQVQVRVLDPKGKQVGKHQANYAVKAGEQDLHTFQLKTPQLWSPEKPQLYTVQVTVKSGADTFVQTEKIGFRHIEFVEKGPFKLNGQRLLLRGTHRHEDHAGVAAAMTEPMIRQEMRMMKEMGVNFIRLGHYQQSRIVLQQCDSLGIVVWEEIPWCRGGLGGKIYQEQGRRMLTNMIQQHYNHPSVIIWGLGNENDWPGDFPEFDKEKIRTYMKELNALSHQLDPARYTAIRRCDFCKDIVDVYSPSIWAGWYRGVYTDYKEVSEKEFQSVKRFLHVEWGGDSHAGRHSENPDNALAKISSAQRADERAGDASLFGGSARVSKDGDWSESYLCNLVDWHLKEQETMPWLSGTAYWPFKDFSTPVRPDNPVPYMNQKGVVERDFTKKEAYYVFQSYWTTKPMVHIYGHSWPVRWGNEGEQKMVKVYSNCEQAELFVNGKSYGVKKRNSQDFPAAGLHWTVPFVAGQNQVKVVARQGKQMVQDEISFRYQTQKWGKPTRLTLEKISEAKGLTTVEAKLFDAQGVQCLDAANWVHFSLAGAGKLHDDLGTSSGSSKVQAYNGRAIIRLEAQSGKTAVSAQSPDLESVLLTL from the coding sequence GTGAAAGTCGTCAAACTCACTATACTACTTCTGATTTTCCTGTTGGGGGGCAAATTTGCTTTCGCCCAAAAAAGTACCCGTCTGACTGACAACTGGGAGTTCGTAAAACAAGACCTTGGTGGCGTGTGGGAGGCCGTGCGGCCCGTAGGAGCCGGCAATCCGGAAAGCGTGCCGCTGTGGGAGAAAGTAACGCTGCCGCACTGTTTCAACGCTCGCGATGCGGTCAATCCAGACGTGAACTACTACCAGGGACCCGGCTGGTACCGCACGCAGCTTGAGGTGCAAAACCCATATACCAACGGCCGCACACTGCTCCATTTTGAGGGCGCCGGCCAGAAAACCGAGGTCTATATCAACACCACCAAAGTAGGTAGCCACGTGGGCGGCTACGACGAGTGGACGGTCGATATTACCCAAGCCGTTGCCGACTTCCAGAAAACGGAAGCCTTCCAAAAGCAATTCAAAGGCAAAATTCCACTCTCCATCCGCAGCGACAACTCGCGCGACCTGGAGATGATGCCTTCCGATTTATCGGACTTTAACCTCTATGGGGGGCTTTATCGCTACCTGAACATGGTGCACGTGCCGGCTATTTCGCTGGAGCGGGTGATGGCCAAAGCGGAAGTTGACCCGGCCGGCAAACAGGGCCGGCTGAGCATCAAAGCTGCGTTTCAGGAACCCGCGCAGGGTGGCGAAACCCAGGTACAGGTGCGCGTGCTGGACCCCAAAGGCAAGCAGGTTGGCAAGCACCAGGCAAACTATGCGGTAAAAGCGGGCGAGCAAGATTTGCACACGTTTCAGCTGAAAACCCCGCAGCTTTGGTCGCCAGAGAAACCGCAGCTGTACACGGTGCAAGTGACCGTAAAATCTGGCGCCGACACCTTTGTGCAAACCGAGAAAATTGGATTTCGGCACATCGAGTTTGTGGAGAAAGGGCCGTTTAAATTAAATGGCCAGCGCCTGCTGCTGCGCGGCACTCACCGCCACGAAGATCACGCGGGCGTAGCTGCCGCCATGACTGAGCCCATGATCCGGCAGGAGATGCGGATGATGAAGGAAATGGGCGTCAATTTTATTCGGCTGGGGCATTACCAGCAGTCGCGCATTGTGCTGCAGCAGTGCGACAGTCTGGGCATCGTGGTGTGGGAGGAGATTCCGTGGTGTCGGGGTGGGCTGGGGGGCAAAATTTACCAGGAGCAGGGCCGCCGCATGCTCACCAACATGATTCAGCAGCACTACAACCACCCGTCAGTTATCATCTGGGGGTTGGGCAACGAAAACGACTGGCCCGGCGATTTTCCGGAGTTCGATAAGGAAAAGATTCGGACTTACATGAAGGAGCTAAACGCGCTGTCTCACCAGCTCGACCCGGCCCGCTACACCGCCATCCGCCGCTGCGACTTCTGCAAAGACATCGTAGACGTGTACTCGCCCTCCATATGGGCTGGTTGGTACCGCGGAGTGTACACTGATTACAAGGAAGTTAGCGAGAAAGAGTTTCAGAGTGTAAAACGCTTTCTGCACGTGGAATGGGGCGGCGACAGCCACGCTGGTCGCCACTCCGAAAACCCTGATAACGCTCTGGCCAAAATCAGCAGCGCCCAGCGGGCCGACGAACGCGCCGGCGACGCGTCTTTATTCGGCGGCAGCGCCCGCGTCTCGAAAGATGGCGACTGGAGCGAATCTTACCTCTGCAACCTCGTCGATTGGCACCTGAAAGAGCAGGAAACCATGCCCTGGCTCAGCGGCACCGCTTACTGGCCCTTCAAGGATTTCTCCACACCCGTCCGCCCCGACAACCCCGTGCCCTACATGAACCAGAAGGGAGTGGTAGAGCGCGATTTTACTAAAAAAGAGGCCTATTACGTGTTTCAATCGTACTGGACCACCAAGCCGATGGTGCACATCTACGGGCATAGCTGGCCCGTGCGCTGGGGCAATGAAGGCGAGCAGAAAATGGTAAAAGTGTACTCCAACTGCGAGCAGGCCGAGCTGTTTGTGAACGGCAAAAGCTACGGCGTAAAAAAGCGCAACAGCCAGGATTTTCCCGCCGCCGGCCTGCACTGGACCGTGCCGTTTGTAGCGGGCCAGAATCAGGTGAAAGTGGTGGCGCGCCAGGGTAAGCAGATGGTGCAGGACGAAATCAGCTTCCGCTACCAAACCCAGAAGTGGGGCAAACCAACCCGCCTGACCCTAGAAAAAATAAGCGAAGCTAAGGGCCTAACCACGGTCGAAGCCAAGCTATTCGACGCCCAGGGCGTACAGTGCCTGGATGCGGCCAATTGGGTGCATTTCTCCCTAGCCGGCGCGGGCAAGCTGCACGATGACTTAGGTACCAGCAGTGGCTCCAGCAAGGTGCAGGCCTATAACGGACGGGCCATTATTCGCCTCGAAGCCCAATCTGGCAAGACCGCCGTATCTGCTCAGTCGCCGGACTTGGAAAGTGTGCTGCTGACGCTATGA
- a CDS encoding glycoside hydrolase family 88 protein encodes MGVLHKALFSLFALVLVGQAGFAQKVTAIPVEQVLALAEKQYTGYLSQYPDSTKYPRSSKEDGTILLTSSRNWTSGFFAGNLWYMARLTKKESWRRRAAAWTETLEAEKNTTSTHDLGFIINNSFGQGYALTQNPKYKQVVLQASATLVRRFNPTVGAIRSWDFAPFTYPVIVDNLMNLEMLLSAAKLSGDTTLARIAKAHANTDLKYRFRKDHSTFHVLDFDPATGKLRKQMTHQGIADNSCWARGQAWAIYGYTMLYRFTGNKQYLTAAQNAADYFIKQTNRVPDHIPYWDFNDPAIPNSPRDASAAAVAASGLLELSKYAKNPKKYYESATAMLSSLCTPQYLAAAGTNNFFLLKHSTGNKPSKSEIDVPLVYADYYFLEALWRHKNYTTLALQ; translated from the coding sequence ATGGGAGTACTGCACAAAGCCCTTTTTTCTCTCTTCGCATTGGTACTAGTGGGCCAAGCAGGTTTTGCTCAAAAAGTCACTGCTATTCCGGTGGAGCAAGTGCTTGCGTTGGCCGAGAAGCAGTACACGGGCTATTTAAGTCAATACCCGGATAGCACGAAATATCCACGCAGCAGCAAAGAGGACGGTACGATTCTGCTCACTTCTTCCCGCAACTGGACCAGCGGGTTTTTCGCCGGCAACCTGTGGTACATGGCCCGGCTTACCAAGAAGGAAAGCTGGCGCCGCCGCGCCGCCGCCTGGACCGAAACCTTAGAGGCGGAGAAGAATACGACCAGCACGCACGATCTGGGCTTCATTATCAATAACTCCTTTGGTCAGGGCTACGCTCTCACGCAGAATCCGAAGTACAAGCAGGTAGTGTTGCAAGCCTCGGCCACGCTGGTGCGCCGCTTCAACCCGACGGTCGGCGCCATTCGCTCCTGGGATTTCGCGCCGTTCACGTATCCGGTTATCGTCGATAATTTGATGAACCTGGAAATGCTGCTGTCGGCGGCCAAGCTCAGCGGCGACACAACCTTAGCGCGCATCGCCAAAGCACACGCCAATACCGATCTGAAGTACCGGTTTCGCAAGGACCACAGTACCTTCCACGTCCTCGATTTCGACCCGGCCACCGGCAAGCTGCGCAAGCAGATGACCCACCAGGGCATTGCCGATAACTCCTGCTGGGCGCGGGGCCAAGCCTGGGCGATTTACGGCTACACCATGCTCTACCGCTTCACCGGCAACAAGCAGTACCTCACCGCTGCCCAAAACGCCGCCGACTATTTCATCAAGCAAACCAACAGGGTTCCCGACCACATTCCCTACTGGGATTTCAACGACCCTGCCATCCCCAACTCACCCCGCGACGCATCGGCCGCCGCCGTGGCTGCCTCGGGGTTGCTGGAACTGAGCAAGTATGCCAAGAACCCAAAGAAGTATTATGAGTCTGCAACAGCGATGCTCAGCAGCCTTTGCACGCCGCAGTATCTCGCAGCGGCAGGCACAAATAACTTTTTCCTGCTGAAGCACTCCACCGGCAACAAGCCTTCTAAATCGGAAATCGATGTGCCGCTGGTGTACGCCGATTATTATTTCCTGGAAGCCCTGTGGCGCCACAAAAACTACACGACATTGGCGCTTCAGTAA
- a CDS encoding RagB/SusD family nutrient uptake outer membrane protein gives MKKKIILLGICSLGLFSSCEKFLEEKPYDFLTSSNFYQNEGDATAALNGVFSTMQAQTHYGRTVWLVTELPGEYMEVVGAATGDRAELSRYTYTANNGEIAFWWINTYRMISRANDVIQKTPPINMDEARKNNIIGNARFLRALGYFELVRSFGDVPLILAPVAGPNDDLRPSRTPQEQIYQQIIDDLKFAETNCLPENQIPAASKGRISTGAASAMLAKVYLTRASTAFAQGTDNQSALEACNRVISSNTYSLSPVYGDVFLPDRENGPEHILSVQFDLPPNVGNIIVRQNYPALLGGFASFTVSNAFVNSYAATDVRKEWNVSNRAGTTVLPQYYFNKFRDDRRIGNDSRVNWLITRFADVLLMQSEAYNNLNAGNAAKYEGINRVRVRAGLAPLPLTATTKDAFVDLLVRERAWELCNEGHRRYDLIRLNRLKPVQQATFNRTISDNYLLFPIPQSEVLLNPNLTQNPGF, from the coding sequence ATGAAAAAGAAGATTATTCTCCTGGGCATCTGTTCACTTGGCTTGTTCTCCTCCTGCGAGAAATTTCTGGAAGAAAAGCCCTACGACTTCCTGACGAGCAGCAACTTTTATCAAAACGAAGGCGACGCCACTGCGGCCCTAAACGGCGTTTTCAGCACCATGCAAGCCCAAACGCACTATGGCCGCACCGTGTGGCTGGTGACGGAGCTGCCCGGCGAATACATGGAAGTGGTGGGCGCCGCCACCGGCGACCGCGCCGAGCTGAGCCGCTACACCTACACCGCTAACAACGGCGAAATAGCTTTCTGGTGGATCAACACCTACCGGATGATCAGTCGGGCCAATGATGTAATCCAAAAAACGCCCCCCATCAATATGGATGAGGCGCGCAAAAATAATATCATCGGCAACGCGCGCTTCTTGCGGGCTCTGGGGTATTTTGAGTTGGTGCGCAGCTTTGGCGATGTGCCGCTGATTTTGGCCCCCGTGGCTGGCCCCAATGATGATTTGCGGCCTTCGCGCACGCCCCAGGAGCAGATATACCAGCAGATTATCGACGATCTGAAGTTTGCCGAAACTAATTGCCTGCCCGAAAACCAGATTCCGGCCGCCAGCAAAGGCCGCATTTCCACGGGCGCAGCCTCGGCTATGCTGGCCAAAGTATACCTGACGCGCGCCAGCACGGCGTTTGCCCAAGGCACGGACAACCAGAGTGCGCTGGAAGCCTGCAACCGCGTAATTTCTTCCAATACCTATAGCCTGTCCCCGGTGTACGGCGACGTATTCTTGCCAGATCGGGAAAACGGCCCGGAGCATATTCTCTCCGTGCAGTTCGATTTGCCCCCCAACGTGGGTAATATCATCGTGCGGCAGAATTATCCGGCGCTGCTGGGTGGGTTTGCCTCCTTCACGGTTTCGAATGCTTTTGTCAACTCCTACGCGGCTACCGATGTGCGCAAAGAGTGGAACGTGAGCAACCGCGCCGGCACCACCGTGCTGCCTCAGTATTACTTCAACAAATTCCGCGACGACCGCCGCATCGGCAACGACTCGCGCGTGAACTGGCTGATTACCCGCTTCGCCGACGTGCTGCTGATGCAGTCGGAGGCGTACAACAACCTAAATGCGGGGAACGCGGCCAAGTACGAAGGCATCAACCGGGTGCGCGTACGGGCGGGCCTGGCGCCGCTGCCGCTCACGGCCACTACCAAAGATGCATTTGTGGATTTGCTGGTGCGGGAGCGCGCTTGGGAACTGTGCAACGAAGGCCACCGCCGCTACGACCTGATTCGGCTCAACCGCCTGAAGCCGGTGCAGCAAGCCACCTTCAACCGCACCATTAGCGACAACTACCTGCTATTCCCGATTCCGCAGAGCGAAGTGTTGCTCAACCCCAACCTCACGCAAAATCCCGGCTTCTAG
- a CDS encoding SusC/RagA family TonB-linked outer membrane protein, with amino-acid sequence MRTPTLLLIFLALVASLSAHAQTRQVAGTVLSAVDKAPLPGVSVVVKGTTTGTSTDPEGRFSLSVPTESSPVLVFSFIGFESTEVSVGGNSTVGSVQLKEKTTELNDVVVVGYGTQRKQDVTGAVASISAEQVAETPITRPEQILQGRVSGVQVTQTNSEPGGSVSIRIRGTNSINSGNEPLFVIDGFPGAGDLNSINPSDIESIEVLKDASATAIYGSRGANGVVIITTKKGKAGANTISFEAYTGVSNIRKQYELMNATEYATYLNEAQTLNNLENRTTTPLPFTQQQIDQFGEGTNWQDEVFRQGRISNYQLGFNGGNAETRYNLSFNYFDQDGIIQNSGFKRGSIRLNLDKKISNKINLNFTSQISRTQQQRTTVNSNGGSLGGVVLDALRFSPTQTVRDADGNYTLQNQPIPYVEIGGNPVAYADLAKDEATITRGLINVAGEYEILKGLKLRISGGVDVFGNQRDQFIPSTVFVGQNTNGSATKASNSNYSWLNENTLTFDRALNENNALNVVVGLTSQQFVNGNYSASANNFFTNALGSDNIGIGANVLTPSSGKNQNTLASYFGRVNYRLFEKYLFTFTMRADGSSRFGEDNKWGYFPSAAVAYRVIDERFMENLTAFSDLKLRASYGITGNQEIGSYQSVGRYGLNAYTAGTTRLVGLTASNIPNPNLSWESTASTDVGIDLAFLKNRITVTADYYYKKTTDLLLQVSIPQTSGFSNILQNAGSVQNKGFEFSLNTVNFDTKAFSWNTNLNLSLNRNEVLDLNGERERFVGQSSTSIFPGATGATSVLRVGEPIGAFYGYVFQGIWQTPEEITASGITTSVRPGDPRYADLNGDNRIDGNDRTIIGQAQPKFIYGVTNNFTLGPVSLNFFIQGVEGSDILNLNRYELESGFVAPNKLKTVVDRWTGPGTSNTIPKANSVVRRNTGITSDVIEDGSFVRLKTATISFQVPVPQGISATVKSASIYVTGHNLITITDYSGFDPEVNSFGDRSNPNNSPLSQNTDYNAFPTTRTFIAGVRIGF; translated from the coding sequence TCTCCTTTATCGGCTTTGAGTCGACGGAAGTGAGTGTGGGGGGCAATTCTACAGTTGGTTCAGTCCAGTTAAAGGAGAAAACGACGGAACTGAATGATGTAGTGGTAGTGGGCTACGGCACCCAGCGCAAGCAGGACGTAACAGGCGCCGTCGCTTCCATATCGGCGGAGCAGGTGGCCGAAACGCCCATTACGCGGCCCGAACAGATACTGCAAGGCCGCGTGAGTGGCGTACAGGTTACACAAACGAATTCGGAGCCGGGCGGCAGCGTTTCTATCCGGATTCGGGGTACCAATTCCATCAACTCCGGCAACGAGCCGCTGTTCGTGATTGACGGCTTTCCGGGCGCCGGCGACCTGAACTCCATCAACCCCAGCGATATCGAGTCGATTGAGGTGTTGAAAGATGCGTCGGCCACCGCCATTTATGGCAGCCGGGGGGCAAATGGTGTCGTGATTATCACCACTAAAAAAGGCAAGGCCGGCGCAAATACCATCAGCTTTGAAGCATATACCGGCGTGAGCAACATTCGGAAGCAGTATGAGCTGATGAATGCCACGGAGTATGCTACGTACCTGAATGAAGCCCAGACGCTCAATAACTTAGAAAATAGAACGACTACGCCTTTACCCTTTACTCAGCAACAGATAGATCAGTTTGGGGAAGGCACCAACTGGCAGGACGAGGTTTTTCGCCAGGGCCGGATAAGCAACTACCAGCTGGGTTTTAATGGGGGCAACGCGGAGACGCGCTACAACCTGAGCTTCAACTACTTCGATCAGGACGGTATTATTCAGAACTCGGGCTTCAAGCGTGGATCCATTCGACTGAATCTGGATAAGAAGATCAGTAATAAAATCAACCTCAACTTCACCAGCCAAATTTCCCGGACGCAACAGCAGCGCACGACCGTGAATAGCAACGGGGGGAGCCTTGGCGGCGTGGTGCTGGACGCTCTGCGTTTTAGCCCCACGCAAACCGTGCGCGACGCAGATGGCAACTACACCTTACAAAACCAGCCAATTCCCTACGTGGAAATTGGGGGTAACCCCGTTGCTTACGCTGATCTGGCCAAGGACGAGGCAACTATCACGCGGGGCTTAATTAATGTGGCCGGCGAGTATGAAATTCTGAAGGGCTTGAAGCTGCGCATTTCCGGCGGCGTTGATGTGTTTGGCAACCAGCGCGACCAGTTTATTCCCTCCACAGTGTTTGTAGGGCAAAATACCAATGGCTCGGCAACGAAAGCGTCGAACAGTAATTATAGCTGGCTGAATGAAAACACGCTGACCTTCGACCGGGCGCTAAACGAGAATAATGCGCTGAATGTGGTGGTGGGTCTTACGTCGCAGCAGTTTGTAAATGGCAACTATAGCGCCTCAGCAAACAACTTTTTTACGAACGCGCTGGGTAGCGACAATATCGGTATTGGTGCCAATGTGCTGACGCCTTCATCCGGGAAAAACCAGAATACGCTGGCGTCTTATTTTGGCCGCGTCAACTACCGCCTGTTCGAGAAATACCTGTTCACCTTTACCATGCGCGCCGACGGCTCGTCGCGTTTCGGAGAAGACAATAAATGGGGATATTTCCCATCGGCGGCCGTGGCTTACCGGGTTATCGATGAGCGTTTCATGGAGAACCTGACTGCTTTCAGCGACCTGAAGCTGCGCGCCAGCTACGGCATTACCGGCAACCAGGAAATCGGCTCATATCAGTCGGTGGGACGCTATGGCTTGAACGCGTACACTGCGGGCACTACCCGCTTAGTTGGCCTGACGGCTTCTAATATTCCCAATCCGAATCTGAGCTGGGAATCAACGGCTTCTACCGATGTGGGCATTGACTTGGCTTTCCTGAAAAACCGAATAACTGTAACGGCGGACTATTACTACAAGAAAACTACGGATCTGCTGCTGCAAGTGTCTATCCCGCAGACCTCGGGCTTCTCCAATATTCTGCAAAATGCCGGCAGCGTGCAGAACAAAGGCTTCGAGTTTTCTTTGAATACGGTGAATTTTGACACCAAAGCATTCTCCTGGAATACCAATCTGAACCTGTCGCTCAACCGCAATGAAGTGCTCGACCTGAACGGGGAGCGGGAGCGGTTTGTGGGTCAGTCGAGCACCAGCATCTTCCCAGGCGCCACAGGCGCGACGAGTGTGCTGCGCGTAGGGGAGCCAATTGGCGCATTTTACGGCTACGTGTTTCAGGGAATCTGGCAGACGCCTGAAGAAATTACGGCCAGCGGCATCACCACCAGCGTGCGTCCCGGCGACCCGCGCTACGCCGACCTGAACGGCGACAACAGAATTGACGGCAACGACCGCACCATCATCGGGCAGGCCCAACCCAAGTTTATTTATGGCGTCACCAACAACTTCACCCTCGGTCCAGTTAGCCTAAACTTCTTTATTCAAGGGGTAGAAGGCTCCGATATTCTGAACCTGAACCGCTACGAGTTGGAATCGGGGTTTGTAGCTCCTAATAAGCTGAAAACGGTTGTCGACCGCTGGACTGGCCCCGGCACCAGCAACACCATCCCGAAAGCCAACAGCGTAGTGCGACGCAATACGGGCATCACAAGCGACGTGATAGAAGATGGCAGCTTTGTGCGCCTCAAAACCGCTACCATTTCCTTCCAAGTGCCCGTGCCACAAGGTATCAGCGCCACCGTAAAATCGGCGAGCATCTACGTGACGGGGCATAATCTGATTACGATTACGGATTACTCGGGCTTCGACCCGGAGGTGAACTCGTTTGGCGACCGCAGCAACCCCAACAACTCGCCTTTGAGCCAAAACACGGACTATAACGCATTTCCCACCACCCGGACCTTCATTGCCGGTGTGCGGATTGGCTTTTAA